The Leptolyngbya sp. CCY15150 genome contains the following window.
ACAACTTAGATGAATTCTTTATGGTGCGGGTGGCTGGGTTAAAGCGGCAGGTGGAAGTGCAGGTGAGCAAGCGCACGCCCGATGGACGCACGCCCCAGGATCAGCTCAATGCCATCAGCGATCGCCTCCGCCCGATGGTGCGTGAACAGCACCGGCATTTTGAGCAAGATCTACGCCCCACTCTGAAAGATTACGGCATCCATTTGCTGGACTACAGTCAGCTAACGTCGGAACAGCAATCTTGCCTGAATGACTATTTTAAGGATCAAATCTTCCCAGTCTTGACTCCCTTGGCTGTGGATCCAGGACATCCTTTCCCCTACATTTCCAACCTCAGTCTCAATTTGGCTGTGGTGGTCGAAGATCTGGAAGCTGGCATCGAGCACTTTGCTCGGGTCAAGGTGCCGAAGGTGTTGCCGCGATTTCTACCCCTGCCCAAAAACCTCTGGGGAAGCGATGATGCTTCCATCCTCTGGATGGGCGTTCCGCTGGAGCAGGTGATTGCCCATAATTTAGATTTTCTGTTTCCCGGCATGACGATTCGGGAATATCATCCGTTTCGGATTACCCGCAATGCCGATTTGGAACTAGCGGAAGATGAAGCAGATGACCTGATGATGGCAATTGAGCAGGAGCTGCGCAAACGTCGCCTAGGCGGATCGGTGGTGCGGATGGAGGTCTCGTCTACGATGCCGGATTGGGTGGAGGAAACCCTGCTACAGGAGATGAACCTTACCCACAATGATGTGTATATTGTGGATGGACTGCTGGGGTTAGAAGATCTCATGACCTTGATGTCGCTACCCTTGCCAGACCTGAAGGATGAGCCTTGGACACCCACCGTACCAAATCGACTCAAGCGCCTGCGGGATCCTAATGATGATACGGCGCTCTCTGATCTAGAGGATGGGGAAGATATCTTTTCTATCATGCGGCGACATGAGATTTTGCTGCACCATCCTTATCATGGCTTCTCTACGACTGTGCAGCAGTTTATCGGGCAAGCAGCCCGTGATCCAGATGTATTGGCGATTAAGATGACCCTGTATCGTACCTCAGGAGATTCTCCCATTATCACTGCCCTGATTGCAGCGGCAGAAAACGGCAAGCAGGTGGTGGTCTTAGTAGAACTTAAGGCTCGCTTTGATGAGGAAAATAATATCTGGTGGGCTCGGAAGCTTGAAAAGTCTGGGGTTCACGTCGTTTACGGGCTAATGGGCTTAAAAACCCATACTAAGGTACTGCTGGTGGTGCGGCGGGAGGATGGACATATTAATCGCTATGTTCATATTGGCACTGGCAACTATAATCCCAAAACGGCTAAGCTCTACACGGATTTGGGGCTATTGAGTAGTGATGAAGATTTAGGAGCGGACTTAACGGATCTATTTAATTTCCTCACCGGCTATTCACGGCAAAAATCTTACCGGAAATTACTTGTGGCACCGGTGAACCTACGCGATCGCATGTTGGAACTGATTCAGCGAGAAATTGCGCATTGTGAACAAGGTGGAACCGGGCGGATCATTGCAAAAATGAACTCCCTCGTAGATCCGACGATTATCCAAACGCTCTATAAGGCATCTCAAGCGGGTGTGTCTATTGATTTAATTGTGCGAGGGATCTGCTGTTTGCGCCCTCAACTGCCTGGTATTAGTGAAAATATCCGCGTGATGAGCATTATTGGTCGATATCTTGAGCACTCTAGACTATTTTATTTTCACAATGAAGGAGAGGGCGAGATCTTTATCGGCAGTGCTGACTGGATGCCGCGTAATTTGGATAGGCGGGTGGAAGCGATGACACCGATTACTCATCCTAGGCTGATGAAAGATCTCCTAGAGGTGTTAGATATTATGCTGGCAGATAATCGCCAAGCGTGGGAACTACAGCCTGATGGGCAGTATATTCAGCGTCGCCCTGATGCGGATGAGGAGGAACGTAGTTCTCAGGTGATGTTGATGGAACGAGCCTTGAAGGCCAGTACGCCGTTGTAAGTCGCAAGTTGAGTCTGGCTGCGGGATGATAGAGCCAGGGAGCGATCGCCGATCGCTCCCCATAGCCCTCCTTAGACTCGTTGGCGTTGCTGAATCGCGATATGATTTGCACTAACGAACCGTGAGCGAGACTCCCTCGCACTTCATTCACAATCCCATGATCCTGCCAACCTTTGACCCAAATCGCCTTCAGCAACAGATGCAGTTTGTCTTAGAAATCGACAAGCTTAAAGGCATCCTGCGGCAAACCCTGATTACCGATGCTTCGCGCCAGGAAAATAGTGCTGAACATTCGTGGCACATCGCGATGATGGCGATCGCTCTTGAAGAATATGCCCATCAGCCGGTGAATCTGCTGCATGTGATTCGTCTGCTCCTAGTGCATGATCTGGTGGAAATCGATGCGGGCGATACCTTTTGCTATGACGCCGACGGCAACCAAAGCAAAGCAGCGCGCGAGATACAAGCTGCCGATCGCCTGTTTGGTCTGCTGCCGCCGGAGCAAGGGCAGCAACTGCGCGCTTGGTGGGATGAATATGAGGAGCAAGTGACAGCGGATGCCCAGTTTGCTAAGGCTCTGGATTGTCTACAACCCTTTTTGAATAATATGCAAACTAACGGGCATACCTGGATGCTGCATGGTGTGCATCATGCTCAGGTGCGCGATCGCATGTCGGCGGTGCAGGTTGGCGCGCCGGCCCTGTGGCCCTGGGTGGAATCGCAGATTGAGGAAGCGATCGCGGCTGGTCTGCTGCGGGCCGCCTAGTACCGCAAGAGAGAAGAACGAAAATGGAAGAACGAAGATAGAGGAACGAGAAGGACTTCTAGGGCACACCAGGTTTTCCGCCTCAGCAGGCGGGTTACTGACGCTTCAGAGTACGGGCATTTGGTACGCTGGGAACGATTCGTTGGCAGGTGTCCTGGTTTAATGAGCATGAGTTTACGAGTTCAGCCTTGATGGAGATCAGCCATGCTTGTCACCCAGCACCCTGTATTTCGGCGGTTTTGGTATCCGGTGGTGCCCATCGCCCAGATTCAGCATGGCCCAGCAGCGTTTGAGCTTTTGGGACAACGGCTGGTGATTTGGCAGGCGGGCGAGGGGCAGCCGGTGGCTGTGGCTGATCGCTGTTGCCATCGTTCAGCGCGGCTTTCGCAGGGAACGGTGGTGGACGGTGCGATTCAATGTCCCTACCATGGCTGGTGTTTCGATAGGCAAGGCCGCTGTGTGCAGGTGCCCCAGGTGCCCGATCGCCCCATTTCTCCGGCCTATCAGGTGCCGGGCTATGCCTGCGTTGAGCGCTACGGCTATGCCTGGGTTTGCTTGGATAGTCCGCTGGCAGATATTCCCGATATTCCCGAGGCTGTGGATCCGCAGTTTCGCTACATTCCCCAGTTCTATGAACCCTGGCGCTGTGCCGGTTTGCGGCTGATGGAAAATTCCTTTGACAATGCCCATCCCCACTTTGTCCATCACAAGACCTTTGGCATCTCCCAGGAACCCGTACCACCGCCGCCTACCTCGCTGGAAGAAACGGACGGGGGGCTGACCATGACCTATGGACTGCCGGTGAAAAACTCTGACATGCAGAAACAGAATCTTGGCATGGAGAGCGATCGCACCCTGCGTCTCAGTCGTGCCACCTGGTATCTACCCTTTCTCCGCACCCTGCGGATTACCTATCCTAACGGTCTGGTGCATTTGATTTTTACCGCAGCGACGCCGGTGAATGATCAGGTATCGCAGATTGTCCAGTTCTGTCTGCGCAATGATACGGAGGCGGATGCACCGGCCCAGGATATTATCGCCTTTGACCGAGCGGTGACGCTGGAAGATAAGGATATTTTGGAAGGGACGGACTATGATGTGCCCTTGGATCTCCATGCTGAGCAGCATATGTGGACGGATCAACCCGGCATTATCATGCGGCGCAAATTGGCGCGACTGATTCATCCGGCTGCAGCGCCAGCGATCGCTCTTTCTAGCGCTACACTCTAGAAGCGATCGCGTTTTCTAGAGCTATGACGTTTATTTTGACCAATGATGACGGCATTGATGCCCCCGGTTTGCAGGCCCTGCGGAATGCCGTTGGCGACAACAGTGTGATCGTGGCCCCGCAGAAGCAATATTCTGGCTGCAGCCACCAACTGACCCGAGGAGCAGCGATCGCCATTCAACGCCGATCGGATACGGCCTACGCCATAAATGGCACCCCTGCCGACTGTACCCGGGTGGCAGCGACCCATTTATGCCCCCAAGGAACCTGGGTGCTATCGGGCATCAATGCTGGGGGTAACCTAGGAGCAGATCTGTATGTGTCGGGAACCGTAGCAGCGGTGCGGGAGGCCGCCCTACTGCGATTGCCAGGTATCGCCTTTTCCCACTACATCCACCGTCGTCGGCCGATCAACTGGGAGCGGGCTACCCAGCTCACGGTTCAAGTCCTGGATCGCTTGCTGGGCTTACCCCAGAAACCTGGCTGTTTTTGGAATGTCAATCTACCCCATTTAGGGGACGACGATCCACCGCCAAACCTGGTATTTTGTTCGTGCTGCACCCAACCCCTGCCCACGGAGTTTGAAGTGATCGATCAGCAATTTCGCTACACTGGCGAATATGGCGATCGCACCCATGATCCAAACTCAGATGTGGCAGTATGCTTTGGGGGCAACGTTGCCATTAGCCAGGTTTGCCTGTGGTAGCCTGGCCTCGATGTGAGCCCGTGGTGTTTGGACATCAATCTCGTGAATGACTCAACCCAACTGCCGGTGATTGGCTGGCGAGAATGGCTGGTGTTGCCCGATTTGGGAATCACCGCCATCAAGGCAAAAATTGATACCGGGGCCCGCTCCTCTGCACTCCATGCGTTTCATATTCAGCCTATCGAGCGCGATGGTCAGCCCTGGGTACGGTTTCAGGTTCATCCCTTGCAACGCAACAGCGATCGCACTCTGACGGCAGAAGCCCCGCTTTTAGACGAGCGAGAGGTGCGCAACTCCGGTGGCCATGCTGAACGGCGTCCCGTGATTCAAACGCGGGTGACCTTAAATGGCCAGCATTGGCCGATTGAACTCACCCTCACCAACCGCGATGTGATGGGATTTCGTATGCTGCTGGGTCGGCAGGCCGTGCGCCATAAATTCTGGGTAGACCCAGGGCGATCGTACCTGCAAAGTGCTGATGTTCATTCCACTGTCCATCGTTCAGATTCCTTGTTCATCCATCTCACCGAGCCAGAGCCGTGACAGACTACAACGACCTGCATGACCGTGATTCCTACGTTGATCAGAGCCAGACTGCTGACTCTAGCCCTGCCGATCGCCCCGCTAAACCGATGAAAATCGCCATCCTGTCGCAAAAAGCATCCCTCTATTCCACGCGACGACTGAAGGAAGCCGGTGAGGAACGCGGCCATGAGATCCGGGTGATTGACTACCTGCGTTGCTACATGAATATCACCTCCCATCGTCCTCAGGTGATCTACCAAGGGGATCCGTTGGATGATTTTGATGCGGTGATTCCACGGATTGGCGCGTCTAAAACTTTCTACGGCACGGCGGTGGTGCGGCAGTTTGAGATGATGGGCGTCTTTTGCATGAATGAATCCCAGGCTATCTCGCGATCGCGGGACAAGTTGCGTTGCCTGCAGCTCCTAGCCCGGAAGGGGATTGGTCTTCCCGTCACCGGCTTTGCCCATTCCACGAAAGATATTGAAGGCTTGATTGAAATTGTCGGCGGTGCGCCGTTGGTGATTAAGCTGTTGGAGGGTACCCAGGGCATCGGAGTTGTGCTAGCGGAAACCAAACAGGCTGCCCAGTCGGTGATTGA
Protein-coding sequences here:
- the ppk1 gene encoding polyphosphate kinase 1, whose product is MTKPKPKPQEQDLRHPDLYFNRELSWLEFNHRVLSEALDERTRLLERLKFLAIFSNNLDEFFMVRVAGLKRQVEVQVSKRTPDGRTPQDQLNAISDRLRPMVREQHRHFEQDLRPTLKDYGIHLLDYSQLTSEQQSCLNDYFKDQIFPVLTPLAVDPGHPFPYISNLSLNLAVVVEDLEAGIEHFARVKVPKVLPRFLPLPKNLWGSDDASILWMGVPLEQVIAHNLDFLFPGMTIREYHPFRITRNADLELAEDEADDLMMAIEQELRKRRLGGSVVRMEVSSTMPDWVEETLLQEMNLTHNDVYIVDGLLGLEDLMTLMSLPLPDLKDEPWTPTVPNRLKRLRDPNDDTALSDLEDGEDIFSIMRRHEILLHHPYHGFSTTVQQFIGQAARDPDVLAIKMTLYRTSGDSPIITALIAAAENGKQVVVLVELKARFDEENNIWWARKLEKSGVHVVYGLMGLKTHTKVLLVVRREDGHINRYVHIGTGNYNPKTAKLYTDLGLLSSDEDLGADLTDLFNFLTGYSRQKSYRKLLVAPVNLRDRMLELIQREIAHCEQGGTGRIIAKMNSLVDPTIIQTLYKASQAGVSIDLIVRGICCLRPQLPGISENIRVMSIIGRYLEHSRLFYFHNEGEGEIFIGSADWMPRNLDRRVEAMTPITHPRLMKDLLEVLDIMLADNRQAWELQPDGQYIQRRPDADEEERSSQVMLMERALKASTPL
- a CDS encoding HD domain-containing protein → MSETPSHFIHNPMILPTFDPNRLQQQMQFVLEIDKLKGILRQTLITDASRQENSAEHSWHIAMMAIALEEYAHQPVNLLHVIRLLLVHDLVEIDAGDTFCYDADGNQSKAAREIQAADRLFGLLPPEQGQQLRAWWDEYEEQVTADAQFAKALDCLQPFLNNMQTNGHTWMLHGVHHAQVRDRMSAVQVGAPALWPWVESQIEEAIAAGLLRAA
- a CDS encoding aromatic ring-hydroxylating dioxygenase subunit alpha; translated protein: MLVTQHPVFRRFWYPVVPIAQIQHGPAAFELLGQRLVIWQAGEGQPVAVADRCCHRSARLSQGTVVDGAIQCPYHGWCFDRQGRCVQVPQVPDRPISPAYQVPGYACVERYGYAWVCLDSPLADIPDIPEAVDPQFRYIPQFYEPWRCAGLRLMENSFDNAHPHFVHHKTFGISQEPVPPPPTSLEETDGGLTMTYGLPVKNSDMQKQNLGMESDRTLRLSRATWYLPFLRTLRITYPNGLVHLIFTAATPVNDQVSQIVQFCLRNDTEADAPAQDIIAFDRAVTLEDKDILEGTDYDVPLDLHAEQHMWTDQPGIIMRRKLARLIHPAAAPAIALSSATL
- the surE gene encoding 5'/3'-nucleotidase SurE — its product is MTFILTNDDGIDAPGLQALRNAVGDNSVIVAPQKQYSGCSHQLTRGAAIAIQRRSDTAYAINGTPADCTRVAATHLCPQGTWVLSGINAGGNLGADLYVSGTVAAVREAALLRLPGIAFSHYIHRRRPINWERATQLTVQVLDRLLGLPQKPGCFWNVNLPHLGDDDPPPNLVFCSCCTQPLPTEFEVIDQQFRYTGEYGDRTHDPNSDVAVCFGGNVAISQVCLW
- a CDS encoding ATP-dependent zinc protease, which encodes MNDSTQLPVIGWREWLVLPDLGITAIKAKIDTGARSSALHAFHIQPIERDGQPWVRFQVHPLQRNSDRTLTAEAPLLDEREVRNSGGHAERRPVIQTRVTLNGQHWPIELTLTNRDVMGFRMLLGRQAVRHKFWVDPGRSYLQSADVHSTVHRSDSLFIHLTEPEP
- the rimK gene encoding 30S ribosomal protein S6--L-glutamate ligase codes for the protein MKIAILSQKASLYSTRRLKEAGEERGHEIRVIDYLRCYMNITSHRPQVIYQGDPLDDFDAVIPRIGASKTFYGTAVVRQFEMMGVFCMNESQAISRSRDKLRCLQLLARKGIGLPVTGFAHSTKDIEGLIEIVGGAPLVIKLLEGTQGIGVVLAETKQAAQSVIEAFRGLDANILVQEFIKEAGGMDIRCFVIGDKVVAAMKRQGAPGEFRSNLHRGGMAAKIKLTPEERSTAIRAAKAMGLRVAGVDILRSNHGPVVMEVNSSPGLEGIEAATQADVAGKIIEFVAKNATPQRSRNRLNG